The following are encoded together in the Acanthochromis polyacanthus isolate Apoly-LR-REF ecotype Palm Island chromosome 14, KAUST_Apoly_ChrSc, whole genome shotgun sequence genome:
- the me3 gene encoding NADP-dependent malic enzyme, mitochondrial produces MNSLPGRAALSLCRRSAAGGMRVFAGSPGLPAGGLPADRASFQAARVHHSESGRSVSTKKRGYDITRNPHLNKGMAFTLEERLQLGIHGLLPPCFLSQDVQVLRVMKSYETRVNPLDKYILLMTLQDRNEKLFYRLLTSDIEEFMPIVYTPTVGLACQQYGLAFRRPRGLFITIHDRGHISTMLNSWPEEDIKAIVVTDGERILGLGDLGSYGMGIPVGKLALYTACGGVRPQQCLPVLLDVGTDNQALLDDPLYIGLKHKRIRGKEYDDLIDEFMQAVTDKYGMNCLIQFEDFANSNAFRILNKYRNRYCTFNDDIQGTASVAVAGILAALKITKNKLLDHTFVFQGAGEAALGIAQLLIMAMAKEGLSKEEAARRIWMVDSKGLIVKGRSHLNHEKEEFAHEHPHLKTLEEVVHTIKPTAIIGVAAVAGAFTEKIIRDMASFNQRPIIFALSNPTSKAECTAEQCYQLTEGRGIFASGSPFDKVTLSDGRTFYPGQGNNAYVFPGVALGVIACGVRHISDDIFLTTAEAIADMVTEEHLAEGRLYPPLSTIREVSFRIAVKLINYAYKHNLASVYPEPKDKEAFVLSHIYSPDYDSFSLDTYSWPQEAMNVQDV; encoded by the exons ATGAACTCTCTCCCAGGAagagcagctctgtctctgtgCAGACGCTCTGCGGCGGGCGGGATGCGGGTGTTTGCGGGCTCCCCGGGGCTCCCAGCGGGGGGTCTGCCGGCCGACAGGGCCTCCTTCCAGGCCGCCAGGGTCCACCACTCCGAGTCGGGCCGCAGCGTCAGCACCAAGAAGAGGGGCTACGACATCACCAGAAACCCCCACCTGAACAAG GGAATGGCCTTCACCCTGGAGGAGCGCCTGCAGCTGGGCATCCACGGCCTGCTGCCGCCCTGCTTCCTGAGCCAGGACGTTCAGGTGCTGCGTGTCATGAAGAGCTACGAAACCCGAGTCAATCCTCTGGACAA gtacATCCTGCTGATGACGCTGCAGGACAGAAACGAGAAGTTGTTCTACCGTTTGCTGACCTCCGACATCGAGGAGTTCATGCCCATCGTGTACACTCCCACCGTGGGCCTGGCCTGTCAGCAGTACGGACTCGCCTTCAGGAGACCCCG AGGACTCTTCATCACCATCCATGACCGAGGACACATCTCCACCATGCTCAACTCCTGGCCTGAAGAAGACAtaaag GCCATCGTGGTGACAGACGGGGAGCGTATCCTCGGCCTGGGGGACCTGGGCAGCTATGGGATGGGCATTCCTGTGGGGAAGCTGGCGCTCTACACGGCCTGTGGAGGGGTTCGACCACAGCAGTGTCTCCCGGTGCTGCTGGACGTCGGCACCGACAACCAG GCGCTGCTGGATGACCCGCTGTACATCGGACTGAAGCACAAGAGAATCAGAGGCAAAGAGTACGACGATCTGATCGACGAGTTCATGCAGGCGGTGACGGACAA GTACGGGATGAACTGTCTGATACAGTTTGAGGATTTCGCCAACAGCAACGCCTTCCGCATCCTCAACAAATACAGGAACCGGTACTGTACCTTCAACGACGACATCCAAG gcACGGCCTCTGTGGCGGTTGCAGGAATCCTAGCTGCTCTGAAGAtcaccaaaaacaaactgctggACCACACGTTTGTTTTCCAGGGAGCAGGCGAG GCTGCTCTGGGTATTGCCCAGCTGCTTATCATGGCGATGGCCAAAGAGGGACTGAGTAAAGAAGAAGCTGCCAGGAGGATCTGGATGGTCGACTCCAAAGGCCTCATTGTGAAG GGAAGAAGCCACCTGAACCATGAGAAGGAGGAGTTTGCTCATGAACATCCACATCTGAAGACACTAGAGGAGGTGGTTCACACCATCAAACCCACCGCCATCATAG GTGTTGCTGCGGTCGCCGGAGCGTTTACAGAGAAGATCATCAGAGACATGGCGTCCTTCAACCAGAGGCCCATCATCTTCGCCCTGAGTAATCCAACCAGCAAGGCCGAGTGCACGGCGGAGCAGTGCTACCAGCTCACAGAG GGCCGGGGCATCTTTGCCAGCGGGAGTCCCTTTGACAAGGTGACGCTGTCTGACGGACGCACCTTCTACCCCGGCCAGGGTAACAACGCCTACGTCTTCCCTGGAGTGGCTCTGGGTGTTATCGCCTGTGGAGTACGCCACATATCTGATGACATCTTCCTCACCACTGCAGAG GCGATCGCTGACATGGTGACAGAGGAACATCTGGCTGAAGGAAGGCTTTATCCTCCTCTCAGCACCATCAGAGAGGTGTCCTTCAGGATTGCAGTGAAG ctcatCAACTATGCATACAAACACAACCTGGCTTCAGTTTATCCTGAGCCCAAAGACAAGGAGGCGTTTGTTCTGTCTCACATCTACAGTCCTGATTACGACTCCTTCAGCCTGGACACCTACAGCTGGCCACAGGAGGCCATGAACGTCCAGGACGTCTGA
- the nxpe3 gene encoding NXPE family member 3 has product MCRNLSKYALIFFFLALSGLIFLLRNIHTVENWNCHTISTLYQLQSRIQSSFIPVNLPTFYHNRTFCAHLGQKPSPEDEVEERYLLDSISWPGPPSHSSPPPLRQTSDPVHSLFAILPSKEGREWHVGDQLEVLVQMHDFLGRPKRYGGDFLLARLHSPELGAGVAGRVVDHRNGFYSALFPLLWEGTAQVEIVMVHSSEAVAVLRRLREERPDRVFFKSLFRLGFLSETTVCNMCLPPDQQPLCNYTDLYTGEPWYCYKPKMLSCDTRINHAKGGYLKHLITNKEALLFQSGVNIKVHIHPSGTHRISIQPRKDKAEEENSSINPEDSQLGASGYYYEDSWRPLGGAMMRQFNQSSAVAQCLQNKVINMYGDSTVRQWFEYLIAFVPDLKEFDLHSPKNVGPFMAVDSTHNILLKYRCHGPPIRFTTVRSSELRYVSNELDGLAGGPDTVVVLSVWAHFSTFPVEVYIRRLRHIRRALVRLLDRAPETLVVIRSANLQALDQEVSLYNSDWFSLQLDLVLRAMFKGLNVLLVDAWQMTAAHHHPHALHPPPAIVKNMIDTLLSYVCPDSTKSQK; this is encoded by the exons ATGTGCcgaaatctgtccaaatatgccctcatcttcttcttcctaGCGCTGTCCGGCCTCATCTTCCTGCTGCGTAACATCCACACCGTAGAG AACTGGAACTGCCACACCATCTCCACCCTCTACCAGCTGCAGAGCAGGATCCAGTCGTCCTTCATCCCCGTCAATCTTCCCACTTTCTACCACAACCGTACCTTCTGCGCCCATCTGGGCCAGAAACCGTCTCCTGAAGATGAAGTGGAAGAGCGCTACCTGCTGGACTCCATCTCCTGGCCCGGCCCTCCGTCTCACTCCTCGCCTCCCCCCCTGCGTCAGACCAGCGACCCGGTCCACAGCCTGTTCGCCATCCTTCCCAGTAAGGAGGGCCGGGAGTGGCACGTGGGCGACCAGCTGGAGGTCCTCGTTCAGATGCACGACTTCCTGGGTCGCCCCAAACGCTACGGTGGGGATTTCCTCCTGGCCAGGCTGCACTCCCCGGAGCTGGGAGCAGGCGTAGCGGGGAGGGTGGTGGACCACAGGAATGGGTTTTACTCTGCTCTGTTCCCCCTGCTCTGGGAGGGAACGGCACAGGTGGAGATCGTGATGGTGCACTCCAGCGAGGCCGTGGCCGTGCTGCGACGGCTGAGGGAGGAACGGCCCGACCGGGTGTTCTTCAAGAGCCTGTTCCGCTTGGGCTTCTTGTCGGAAACCACCGTGTGCAACATGTGTTTACCCCCCGACCAGCAGCCGCTGTGCAACTACACGGACCTGTACACAGGAGAGCCCTGGTACTGCTACAAGCCCAAGATGCTCAGCTGTGACACCAGAATCAACCACGCCAAAGGAGGCTACCTGAAACACCTCATCACCAACAAGGAGGCGCTGCTCTTCCAgag tgGTGTAAACATCAAAGTTCACATCCATCCTTCAGGAACTCACAGAATCAGCATTCAGCCACGGAAAG ATaaagcagaggaagaaaacagcagcataaaCCCAGAGGACTCTCAGCTCGGAGCGTCTGGATATTACTACGAGGACTCGTGGAGGcctttagggggcgctatgatgCGTCAGTTCAACCAGTCATCAGCAGTGGCTCAGTGTCTGCAGAACAAAGTCATCAACATGTACGGAGACTCCACGGTCCGCCAGTGGTTCGAGTACCTCATTGCTTTTGTTCCAG ATTTAAAGGAGTTTGACCTCCACAGTCCTAAAAACGTGGGTCCGTTCATGGCCGTGGACAGCACCCACAACATCCTGCTGAAGTACCGCTGCCACGGCCCTCCCATCCGCTTCACCACCGTCAGGTCCAGCGAGCTGCGCTACGTTTCCAACGAGCTGGACGGCCTCGCTGGAGGCCCCGACACCGTGGTGGTCCTCAGCGTCTGGGCCCATTTCAGCACCTTTCCGGTGGAGGTGTACATCCGACGGCTTCGCCACATCCGACGGGCGCTGGTCAGACTGCTGGACCGAGCGCCGGAGACGCTGGTGGTGATCCGCTCGGCCAACCTCCAGGCCCTGGACCAGGAGGTGAGCCTCTACAACAGCGACTGGTTCTCCCTGCAGCTGGACCTGGTGCTCAGAGCCATGTTCAAGGGACTGAACGTTCTGCTGGTGGACGCCTGGCAGATGACTGCAGCTCACCATCACCCCCACGCCCTCCATCCCCCCCCAGCCATCGTCAAGAACATGATAGATACGCTTCTGTCTTATGTTTGCCCCGACAGCACCAAGAGCCAGAAGTAG